In Fulvia fulva chromosome 10, complete sequence, a single window of DNA contains:
- a CDS encoding 6,7-dimethyl-8-ribityllumazine synthase codes for MTTLKGPGEAKAYDGSNLRIGIIHARWNTKIIDALIAGTKKSLTAAGVKDENIILQSVPGSYELPYATQQMIQAGQTQQTRAGVLLQSATDLLSSSTADLSLEGKKDKDPPSTRSFDAVISIGALIKGSTMHFEYISDAVSHALMKVQMDTGCPVIFGLLTLLTEEQGLERAGIDEAGKGHNHGEDWGAAAVELGVKKRGWAGGEFVE; via the exons ATGACAACCCTCAAAGGCCCCGGCGAAGCCAAAGCCTACGACG GCTCCAACCTCCGCATCGGCATAATCCACGCCCGCTGGAACACCAAAATCATCGACGCCCTCATCGCCGGCACCAAGAAATCCCTCACAGCCGCCGGTGTCAAGGACGAAAACATAATCCTCCAATCCGTGCCCGGCTCCTACGAACTCCCCTACGCAACGCAGCAAATGATCCAAGCCGGGCAAACACAGCAAACCCGCGCCGGCGTGCTCCTCCAATCCGCTACGGACCTCCTCTCCTCCTCCACCGCCGATCTGTCCCTCGAGGGTAAGAAAGACAAAGACCCCCCGTCTACGAGGTCGTTTGATGCGGTGATAAGTATTGGCGCCCTGATCAAGGGGAGCACGATGCATTTTGAGTATATCAGTGATGCGGTGAGCCATGCGTTGATGAAGGTGCAGATGGATACGGGGTGTCCGGTGATTTTTGGGTTGTTGACGCTGTTGACAGAGGAGCAAGGGTTGGAGAGGGCGGGGATTGATGAAGCGGGGAAGGGACATAATCATGGGGAGGATTGGGGCGCTGCGGCGGTGGAGTTGGGGGTGAAGAAGAGGGGGTGGGCTGGGGGGGAGTTTGTGGAGTAG